Proteins from one Faecalibacterium sp. I3-3-33 genomic window:
- a CDS encoding UDP-N-acetyl glucosamine 2-epimerase → MEHNFTWKNDGRTKVMIGCGTRPEIIRLAAVIKRCREYFDCCVVYYNQNWDRNLSTVFWEDFELKNTFGEFGPDILVPVVGENLGVTCGNILGHSYELLSELQPEGYLVLGDTNSCLSAISAKRLHIPLFHMEAGNRCKDECLPEETNRRIVDVISDVNLCYSEFARKYLADTGLPKERTYQTGSPMAEVLHMNLEKIQKSDVLERLGLEKDKYILLSAHREENIDSEKNFLSLFTAINALAEKYDMPILYSCHPRSKHRLEQSGFQLDPRVRVNEPLGFNDYNKLQMNALAIVSDSGTLPEESSFYLSIGHPIAAVCIRTSTERPEALEAGDFILAGITTRELLNATDMAIEMKQKGVLGKPCPDYVDETVSMKVVRIIQGYVNVVNKMVWRKG, encoded by the coding sequence ATGGAACACAATTTTACATGGAAAAACGACGGGCGCACCAAGGTCATGATTGGCTGCGGTACCCGTCCGGAAATCATCCGACTGGCTGCGGTTATCAAACGCTGCCGGGAATATTTTGACTGCTGCGTGGTCTATTACAATCAGAATTGGGACAGAAACCTTTCTACCGTTTTCTGGGAAGACTTTGAACTGAAGAACACCTTCGGGGAATTCGGACCCGACATTCTGGTGCCCGTGGTGGGCGAGAATCTGGGTGTGACCTGTGGTAACATTCTGGGGCACAGCTATGAGCTTTTGTCTGAGTTGCAACCGGAGGGCTATCTGGTGCTGGGCGATACCAACTCCTGCCTGTCCGCCATCAGCGCCAAGCGGCTGCACATCCCGCTGTTTCACATGGAGGCGGGCAACCGCTGCAAGGATGAGTGCCTGCCCGAGGAGACCAACCGCCGCATCGTGGATGTAATCTCCGACGTGAATCTGTGCTATTCCGAATTCGCCCGGAAGTATCTGGCGGATACAGGGCTGCCCAAGGAGCGCACCTACCAGACCGGCTCTCCCATGGCAGAAGTGCTGCACATGAATCTGGAGAAAATCCAGAAAAGCGATGTGCTGGAGCGTCTGGGGCTGGAAAAGGACAAGTACATTCTGCTGTCTGCCCACCGTGAGGAGAACATCGACTCTGAAAAGAACTTCCTGAGTCTGTTCACTGCCATCAATGCGCTGGCAGAGAAGTATGATATGCCCATTCTCTACTCCTGCCATCCCCGCAGCAAGCACCGTCTGGAACAGAGCGGCTTCCAGCTTGACCCTCGAGTCCGGGTCAATGAGCCGCTGGGCTTCAACGACTACAACAAGCTGCAAATGAACGCTTTGGCAATCGTCTCCGACTCCGGCACCCTGCCCGAGGAGAGCAGCTTCTACCTCTCTATCGGTCATCCCATCGCCGCTGTATGCATCCGTACTAGCACGGAACGTCCCGAGGCGCTGGAGGCTGGTGACTTCATCCTGGCTGGCATTACCACCCGGGAATTGCTCAACGCCACTGATATGGCGATCGAGATGAAGCAGAAGGGTGTTCTGGGCAAGCCCTGCCCCGATTATGTGGACGAGACCGTGTCCATGAAGGTGGTTCGTATTATTCAGGGCTATGTAAACGTGGTTAATAAGATGGTGTGGAGGAAGGGCTGA
- the glmM gene encoding phosphoglucosamine mutase, with protein sequence MGKYFGTDGFRGEAGITLTADHAYKVGRFLGWYYNALRERNGNNEAARIVIGKDTRRSSYMFEYSLVAGLTASGADAYLLHVTTTPSVAYIARVDDFDCGIMISASHNPYYDNGIKLIDCYGEKMPEEILLLVEDYIDGKLHVFDKDWPELPFAHREHIGCTVDYVAGRNRYMGYLISLGIYSFKGVKVGLDCANGASWNIAKSVFDALGADTYVINNKPNGLNINNNAGSTHIEGLQKFVVENGLDVGFAFDGDADRCLCVDEKGNVITGDHILYIYGCYMKERGKLLTNTVVTTVMSNFGLYKAFDEKGIGYAKTAVGDKYVYEYMAKNGCRIGGEQSGHIIFSKYASTGDGILTSLKMMEVMLAKKMPMSKLAEPLKIYPQVLENVRVIDKKAAQNDPAVQEAVKAVAAALGDTGRILVRESGTEPLVRVMVEAPDHDTCQKYVSQVVEVIKNKGYAV encoded by the coding sequence ATGGGAAAGTATTTTGGGACCGATGGCTTCCGTGGCGAAGCCGGAATCACGCTGACCGCTGACCACGCCTATAAGGTTGGTCGTTTTCTGGGCTGGTACTACAACGCCCTGCGTGAGCGCAACGGCAACAACGAGGCTGCCCGCATCGTCATTGGCAAGGACACTCGCCGCAGCTCCTATATGTTCGAGTATAGCTTGGTTGCTGGTCTGACTGCTTCCGGCGCAGACGCCTATCTGCTGCACGTCACTACTACGCCCAGTGTGGCCTACATCGCCCGCGTGGACGACTTCGACTGTGGCATCATGATTTCTGCCAGCCATAATCCCTACTACGATAACGGCATCAAGCTGATCGACTGCTATGGCGAGAAAATGCCCGAGGAGATCCTGTTGCTGGTAGAGGACTACATCGATGGCAAGCTCCACGTGTTCGACAAGGATTGGCCGGAACTGCCCTTTGCCCACCGTGAGCATATCGGCTGCACCGTGGACTATGTGGCAGGCCGTAACCGCTACATGGGCTATCTGATTAGCCTCGGAATCTACTCTTTTAAGGGCGTCAAGGTTGGTCTGGACTGCGCCAACGGTGCAAGCTGGAATATCGCTAAGTCTGTTTTCGATGCTCTGGGCGCGGATACCTATGTCATCAATAACAAGCCGAATGGTCTGAACATCAACAACAACGCTGGTTCTACCCACATTGAGGGTCTGCAGAAGTTCGTGGTAGAGAACGGACTGGACGTCGGCTTTGCCTTCGATGGAGATGCTGACCGTTGCCTGTGTGTGGACGAGAAGGGCAATGTGATCACCGGCGACCATATTCTGTACATCTACGGCTGCTACATGAAGGAGCGTGGCAAGCTGCTGACCAATACCGTCGTTACCACGGTCATGTCCAACTTTGGTCTGTACAAGGCCTTTGATGAGAAGGGCATCGGCTACGCCAAGACCGCAGTGGGTGACAAGTACGTCTATGAGTACATGGCAAAAAATGGCTGCCGTATCGGTGGCGAACAGAGTGGCCATATCATCTTCAGCAAGTACGCCAGCACCGGTGACGGCATCCTGACCAGCCTGAAGATGATGGAAGTCATGCTGGCAAAGAAGATGCCTATGAGTAAGCTAGCTGAGCCCCTGAAGATCTACCCGCAGGTGCTGGAGAACGTCCGTGTGATCGACAAAAAGGCTGCGCAGAACGACCCGGCGGTGCAGGAGGCAGTCAAAGCCGTAGCCGCGGCACTGGGCGATACTGGCCGTATTCTGGTGCGCGAGTCCGGCACTGAGCCGCTTGTCCGCGTGATGGTGGAAGCCCCTGACCATGATACCTGCCAGAAGTACGTCTCTCAGGTCGTGGAGGTCATCAAGAACAAGGGCTACGCCGTTTGA
- a CDS encoding helix-turn-helix domain-containing protein → MPSHAEKNQTEIKNYYRIIDPEERLSENEKAEEEHKVLENMPACFPAALRYVMTRFGFTQEALAFESKVSESTIGRYRNGKVESFSEKNVVALCVAMHLPPWLSFALIAKAGFSLAATKEQLAHSMILNCMYMRSIDEVNEYLRERGTDSLSRETA, encoded by the coding sequence ATGCCCTCGCATGCTGAAAAAAATCAAACAGAGATCAAAAACTACTATCGTATTATAGACCCGGAGGAAAGGCTGTCTGAGAATGAGAAGGCTGAAGAAGAACACAAGGTGTTAGAGAATATGCCTGCTTGCTTCCCGGCAGCACTACGATATGTGATGACACGCTTCGGATTTACGCAAGAGGCTCTGGCCTTTGAATCAAAGGTGTCGGAGTCAACGATCGGTCGCTACAGAAATGGAAAGGTTGAAAGTTTTTCTGAGAAAAACGTGGTTGCACTATGCGTTGCTATGCACCTTCCTCCATGGCTTTCGTTTGCGCTCATAGCAAAAGCGGGTTTTAGCTTGGCTGCGACCAAAGAACAGTTAGCACATTCGATGATTCTAAATTGTATGTATATGAGGTCAATTGATGAGGTGAACGAGTACTTAAGGGAAAGAGGAACTGATTCACTGTCCCGAGAGACAGCATAG
- a CDS encoding helix-turn-helix domain-containing protein encodes MASDVHKNTDTKVETVSANSVCRQLPQKTAEQGLAAAVAFAEEVQWSLAIRRTISGVGFGEALKLLMNDRDLSVEQMESESGFSVSTVKRLRAGQDASVEQIVAISVELHLPPPVKRRFIEDVRNHAGFQQSKEYCLSDDSDGVLQRRHRTSQ; translated from the coding sequence GTGGCATCCGATGTACATAAGAATACGGATACCAAGGTGGAAACCGTCAGTGCCAACTCGGTTTGCCGTCAGTTGCCGCAGAAAACTGCCGAACAGGGGTTGGCAGCTGCAGTTGCGTTTGCGGAGGAGGTTCAATGGTCGTTGGCAATACGCAGAACGATTTCGGGGGTAGGGTTTGGAGAGGCCTTGAAGCTGCTGATGAACGACCGGGATTTGTCTGTGGAACAGATGGAGTCAGAGTCTGGGTTCTCTGTATCTACGGTAAAGCGGCTTCGTGCAGGACAGGATGCAAGTGTGGAGCAGATCGTTGCCATCTCGGTGGAGCTGCACCTTCCGCCACCTGTAAAGCGGCGATTTATTGAGGATGTGCGGAATCACGCTGGATTTCAACAATCAAAAGAATACTGTCTATCAGATGATTCTGACGGAGTATTACAAAGAAGGCATCGAACAAGTCAATGA